The Cellulomonas sp. S1-8 genome has a window encoding:
- a CDS encoding ABC transporter permease — MLRVTLRGVRAHAVRFALSVLAVALGVAFVAGTFALRTMLSDTFHGIVDAQAPAAVYVRGDGVLPGGGDTGGGTTLGEQRTPVPAALAPELSGLDGVRVALPDLAGPIVLVGADGTAVQSTQAPSFGVAFDERDPGLDLRAGRGPVAADEIAVESATLESSGLALGDATRVVISGEVRDVTVVGEVDAGGPLAGATLVYLPVDVVTAAFAPEGTVASIAVHAQDGVDEQTLADRVAAALDDGTVADAAGTQVVTGQSLRDELSADIDQSLGFITSFLLIFAVVSLFVGGFLIANTFAMSVRQRVREFALLRAVGASPAQVFGVVVGQAAVVGLVGSALGVAGGVALVGVLRVVFERVGMDLVGDVPLDATTVVTCLVLGTLVSAVAAAVPARRAALVAPVEAMRGETSVPERSLHRRGLAGGVVVALGVAGVAYAALRPGAAAAETLLGGGAAVVLVGVLIASPTLAHAVLRVLAVPLARTLPPVGRLAQGNVVRNPRRTAATAGALVIGMALVGAVSVIAATAQASLVQVVQSATNADLVLRSATSAIPAGAVTDVDALPEVGRADAIAFTFGGASPAPGVAPGDGDGAVVVGLRPDVLGSALVVEVLDGDVDDLDDTHAVVNASVAGDGWAVGDELTVTTATAERTLEVAAVIDTRVMSGSVVVTQDVLDAMAPGLAQTTDTVFVDAASGVTPAELRTAVAAAVAPYVVVSVQDRDEFVDQMAAQVDQLLVILYALLGLSLVIAVLGIVNTLALSVIERTREIGLLRAVGLGRLQLAGVVTVESVLTAVFGTVVGLVVGVGLASVLPRVYAEEGLDTLVVPWDGLAVMMTLALVVGVLAAAWPAARAARLRVLDAIATPD, encoded by the coding sequence ATGCTGCGGGTCACGCTGCGCGGGGTCCGCGCGCACGCGGTGCGGTTCGCGCTGTCCGTGCTGGCCGTGGCGCTCGGTGTCGCGTTCGTCGCCGGGACGTTCGCGCTGCGGACCATGCTGTCCGACACGTTCCACGGCATCGTCGACGCCCAGGCGCCCGCCGCCGTGTACGTCCGCGGCGACGGGGTCCTGCCCGGCGGCGGGGACACGGGCGGCGGCACGACCCTGGGGGAGCAGCGCACGCCCGTGCCGGCGGCGCTCGCCCCGGAGCTGTCGGGCCTCGACGGTGTGCGGGTCGCGCTGCCGGACCTGGCCGGGCCGATCGTCCTCGTCGGCGCCGACGGCACGGCCGTGCAGTCCACGCAGGCGCCGTCGTTCGGCGTCGCGTTCGACGAGCGCGACCCGGGGCTCGACCTGCGCGCCGGGCGCGGGCCCGTCGCCGCCGACGAGATCGCCGTGGAGTCGGCGACGCTCGAGTCCTCGGGGCTGGCGCTGGGGGACGCGACCCGGGTGGTGATCTCGGGCGAGGTGCGCGACGTGACCGTCGTCGGCGAGGTCGACGCGGGCGGCCCCCTGGCGGGCGCGACGCTGGTGTACCTGCCGGTCGACGTGGTCACGGCCGCCTTCGCGCCCGAGGGCACGGTCGCGAGCATCGCCGTCCACGCGCAGGACGGGGTGGACGAGCAGACGCTGGCCGACCGCGTGGCCGCCGCGCTCGACGACGGCACGGTGGCGGACGCGGCCGGCACCCAGGTCGTCACCGGGCAGTCCCTGCGCGACGAGCTGAGCGCCGACATCGACCAGAGCCTCGGGTTCATCACGTCGTTCCTGCTGATCTTCGCGGTCGTCTCGCTGTTCGTCGGCGGGTTCCTCATCGCCAACACGTTCGCGATGTCGGTGCGCCAGCGGGTCCGCGAGTTCGCGCTGCTGCGCGCCGTCGGGGCGTCACCCGCGCAGGTGTTCGGCGTCGTCGTGGGGCAGGCGGCCGTCGTCGGGCTCGTCGGGTCGGCGCTGGGCGTCGCGGGTGGCGTCGCGCTGGTCGGCGTGCTGCGCGTCGTGTTCGAGCGCGTGGGCATGGACCTCGTCGGCGACGTCCCGCTCGACGCGACGACCGTGGTCACGTGCCTCGTGCTCGGCACCCTGGTGTCGGCCGTGGCCGCCGCCGTCCCCGCGCGCCGGGCCGCGCTGGTCGCCCCCGTCGAGGCGATGCGCGGCGAGACCAGCGTGCCGGAGCGGTCGCTGCACCGCCGCGGGCTGGCCGGTGGCGTCGTCGTGGCGCTCGGCGTCGCCGGGGTCGCGTACGCGGCGCTGCGTCCCGGCGCCGCGGCCGCCGAGACGCTGCTGGGCGGCGGCGCGGCCGTCGTCCTGGTCGGGGTGCTGATCGCGTCGCCGACGCTGGCGCACGCCGTGCTGCGGGTGCTCGCCGTGCCGCTCGCGAGGACGCTGCCGCCGGTGGGCCGGCTCGCGCAGGGCAACGTCGTGCGCAACCCCCGGCGCACCGCGGCGACCGCGGGTGCGCTGGTCATCGGCATGGCGCTCGTGGGCGCCGTGTCCGTGATCGCCGCGACCGCGCAGGCCTCGCTCGTGCAGGTCGTCCAGAGCGCGACGAACGCGGACCTCGTGCTGCGGTCCGCGACCTCCGCGATCCCGGCGGGTGCCGTCACCGACGTCGACGCGCTGCCCGAGGTCGGCCGCGCGGACGCGATCGCGTTCACGTTCGGCGGCGCGTCGCCGGCGCCGGGCGTCGCCCCGGGCGACGGCGACGGCGCGGTCGTCGTGGGGCTGCGGCCCGACGTGCTGGGCTCGGCTCTCGTCGTCGAGGTGCTGGACGGCGACGTCGACGACCTCGACGACACCCATGCCGTCGTCAACGCGAGCGTCGCCGGGGACGGCTGGGCGGTCGGCGACGAGCTGACCGTGACCACCGCGACCGCCGAGCGGACCCTGGAGGTGGCTGCCGTCATCGACACGCGGGTCATGAGCGGGTCGGTCGTCGTCACGCAGGACGTCCTCGACGCGATGGCGCCCGGGCTCGCGCAGACCACGGACACCGTGTTCGTGGACGCCGCGTCCGGGGTCACGCCCGCGGAGCTGCGCACGGCCGTCGCGGCCGCCGTCGCGCCGTACGTCGTGGTGTCCGTGCAGGACCGCGACGAGTTCGTCGACCAGATGGCCGCGCAGGTCGACCAGCTCCTCGTCATCCTCTACGCGCTGCTGGGGCTCTCGCTCGTCATCGCCGTGCTCGGGATCGTCAACACGCTCGCGCTGTCCGTGATCGAGCGGACCCGGGAGATCGGGCTGCTGCGGGCCGTCGGGCTGGGGCGGCTGCAGCTCGCCGGGGTGGTGACGGTCGAGTCGGTGCTGACGGCCGTGTTCGGCACGGTCGTCGGGCTCGTCGTCGGGGTGGGGCTGGCGTCCGTGCTGCCGCGCGTCTACGCCGAGGAGGGCCTGGACACGCTGGTCGTCCCGTGGGACGGCCTGGCCGTGATGATGACCCTGGCACTCGTGGTGGGCGTGCTGGCCGCGGCGTGGCCGGCAGCCCGCGCGGCCCGCCTCCGCGTCCTCGACGCCATCGCCACCCCCGACTGA